Proteins encoded in a region of the Engraulis encrasicolus isolate BLACKSEA-1 unplaced genomic scaffold, IST_EnEncr_1.0 scaffold_35_np1212, whole genome shotgun sequence genome:
- the LOC134443696 gene encoding protein NLRC3-like — translation MASKKKKTAIKYTDIFKPLAGQDKPIRTVMTKGVAGIGKTVSVQRFILDWTEGKANQEIDFLFPVSFREINLMKKKEYSLVDFIHHFFSETCDLIFSTDGKYKIAFIFDGLDESRQPLDFQENECIYSVSEPASVDALLTNLINRNLLPSAQIWITSRPAAADQIPPECVDQVTEVQGFTDQQKEEYFKKNINEQEIATRIITHLKRSRTLYIMCHIPVFCWMAATVLVSILKEGCEISASLTWMYIHFLIMQVKYMSQKYKGICKQKTTLSLGRLAFHQLEKGNMTFYEDDLRECGMDAKQASVYSGVCTQILREEAGLYQKKVFSFVHLSIQEFLAALYVFLCFSDKERNMSDQQQTSQLSALFRAATLQDLHKTALDLALQSRNGHLDLFLRFLLGLSLESNQNLLKDLLQKTSSQSSSSVQTVQCIKKKIRGERSSDRRINLFYCLNELNQHAVVERIDRKGGELSVEMLLPGEWKTVRFKLTMSEEQLDGFDLQKYIQTPEEDQTELLSPDAVLQKLVPVVTSFTKAE, via the coding sequence ATGGCATCCAAGAAAAAGAAAACGGCAATCAAATACACTGACATCTTCAAGCCTTTAGCTGGGCAAGACAAACCCATCAGAACAGTGATGACAAAGGGAGTAGCTGGAATTGGGAAAACAGTCTCTGTGCAGAGGTTCATTCTAGACTGGACTGAAGGAAAAGCCAATCAAGAAATTGACTTCCTGTTCCCTGTGTCTTTTCGCGAGATAAACCTGATGAAAAAAAAGGAATACAGTCTCGTGGACTTCATCCATCACTTTTTCAGTGAAACGTGTGACCTCATCTTCTCCACTGATGGCAAATACAAAATTGCTTTCATCTTTGACGGTCTGGATGAAAGCAGACAACCTCTGGATTTCCAGGAGAATGAATGCATCTACAGTGTATCAGAACCTGCTTCAGTTGATGCCCTTCTCACAAACCTCATCAATCGGAATCTGCTCCCCTCCGCTCAAATTTGGATCACGTCCCGACCCGCAGCAGCCGATCAGATCCCTCCTGAGTGTGTAGACCAGGTGACAGAAGTGCAGGGTTTCACTGACCAACAGAAGGAGGAGTATTTCAAGAAGAACATCAATGAACAGGAAATTGCCACCAGAATCATCACACACCTGAAGAGATCCAGGAccctctacatcatgtgccacattccagtcttctgtTGGATGGCAGCCACTGTTCTCGTTTCTATCCTCAAAGAAGGTTGTGAGATTTCAGCTTCCTTGACCTGGATGTACATACACTTCCTTATCATGCAAGTCAAATACATGAGTCAGAAGTACAAAGGCATCTGCAAACAGAAGACCACTCTGTCCTTGGGGCGACTGGCTTTCCACCAACTGGAGAAGGGCAATATGACCTTCTATGAAGACGACCTGAGAGAGTGTGGCATGGATGCCAAACAGGCCTCAGTATACTCTGGGGTGTGCACTCAGATCCTCAGGGAGGAGGCTGGGCTGTACCAGAAGAAggtgttcagctttgtgcatctcagCATCCAGGAGTTCCTGGCAGCATTATATGTGTTTCTCTGCTTCAGCGACAAAGAGAGAAACATGTCTGACCAACAGCAAACCTCTCAACTCTCTGCTCTTttcagagctgcaacacttcAGGACCTGCACAAGACTGCATTGGATCTGGCCTTACAGAGTAggaatggacacctggaccttttcctccgcttccttctgggcctctcactggagtccaatcagaacctCCTAAAAGATCTACTGCAAAAGACCAGCAGCCAATCAAGTAGCTCAGTACAGACAGTCCAGTGTATCAAAAAGAAGATCAGAGGTGAGCGTAGTTCAGACAGAAGGATCAACCTGTTCTACTGcctgaatgagctgaatcagcatgctgtagtggagcgTATTGACAGGAAGGGAGGAGAGCTGTCTGTAGAGATGCTGTTACCAGGAGAGTGGAAGACTGTGAGATTTAAACTAACAATGTCAGAGGAGCAGCTGgatgggtttgacctgcagaaaTACATACAGACACCAGAGGAAGACCAGACTGAACTCCTCAGCCCTGATGCTGTTCTTCAGAAGCTGGTACCAGTGGTCACATCATTCACCAAGGCAGAGTAA